A single window of Vigna unguiculata cultivar IT97K-499-35 chromosome 1, ASM411807v1, whole genome shotgun sequence DNA harbors:
- the LOC114178422 gene encoding peptidyl-prolyl cis-trans isomerase FKBP20-1 codes for MGDAIDLTGDGGVIKTILRKSKADAVGPTENFPLVDVHYEGTLADTGEVFDTTHEDNTIFSFEIGKGSVIKAWEVAVKTMKVGEVAKITCKPEYAYGSAGSPPDIPPEATLVFEVELVACRPRKGSSLGSVSEERARLDELKKQRELAAAAKEEEKKKREEAKAAAAARVQAKLEAKKGQGKGKGKAK; via the exons ATGGGTGATGCAATTGATTTGACCGGTGATGGAGGAGTCATTAAGACCATTTTGAGAAAAAGCAAAGCCGATGCTGTTGGCCCTACAGAAAATTTTCCTCTTGTTGATG TTCACTATGAAGGCACACTTGCTGATACCGGTGAAGTTTTTGACACAACACATGAAGATAACACTATATTCTCTTTTGAGATTGGGAAGGGCAGTGTTATCAAGGCTTGGGAGGTTGCAGTCAAAACCATGAAG GTCGGAGAAGTTGCAAAAATAACTTGCAAGCCAGAATATGCATATGGCAGTGCGGGATCTCCTCCAGATATTCCTCCAGA AGCAACACTTGTTTTTGAAGTTGAGTTAGTTGCCTGTCGGCCAAGGAAGGGCTCCAGTTTGGGAAGTGTTTCAGAGGAGAGAGCAAGGCTTGA CGAGCTGAAGAAGCAGAGAGAGCTAGCTGCTGCTGCCAAagaggaagagaagaagaagagagaagaagCAAAGGCAGCTGCTGCTGCACGTGTGCAAGCAAAGTTAGAAGCCAAAAAAGGTCAAGGAAAGGGTAAAGGTAAAGCAAAGTAG
- the LOC114162204 gene encoding E3 ubiquitin-protein ligase SDIR1 isoform X2 yields MSFVFRGTRADIENGFPGFIPERRALRVHAARPSNSNSLTFLVTVLLLFMILNSHQMSPNFLLWLVLGVFLMATMLRMYATCQQLQAQAQAHAAAASGILGHTELRLHMPPSIALASRGRLQGLRLQLALLDREFDDLDYETLRALDSDNVSTAPSMTEEEINALPVHKYKVAGPQSGGSSMQPASSSTSAEKQDISGAVGSMKASDDELTCSVCLEQVNVGEVLRSLPCLHQFHASCIDPWLRQQGTCPVCKFRAGSGWSDNGHNDIADMV; encoded by the exons ATGAGTTTTGTTTTTCGAGGAACAAGAGCAGATATTGAAAATGGTTTTCCAGGATTTATACCGGAGAGGCGAGCATTG CGTGTTCATGCAGCTCGTCCTAGTAATTCTAATTCACTCACTTTTCTCGTCACAG TTCTTCTGTTATTCATGATATTGAACTCTCACCAGATGTCCCCAAATTTTCTG CTCTGGCTGGTGCTCGGTGTTTTCTTGATGGCAACAATGTTGAGGATGTATGCAACATGTCAACAGCTTCAAGCACAGGCCCAAGCTCATGCAGCAGCAGCCAGTGGCATTCTTGGCCACACAGAACTGAGGTTGCATATGCCACCATCGATAGCACTTGCAAGTCGAGGGCGTCTGCAGGGTCTCAGACTTCAGCTTGCTCTTCTTGACCGGGAGTTTGATGATCTTG ATTATGAAACTTTAAGAGCTTTAGATTCAGATAATGTTTCTACTGCACCTTCCATGACCGAGGAAGAGATTAATGCTCTTCCAGTTCACAAGTATAAGGTTGCTGGTCCCCAGAG TGGTGGATCATCAATGCAACCAGCATCATCATCCACTTCTGCTGAG AAGCAAGACATTTCAGGGGCTGTTGGAAGCATGAAAGCCTCTGACGATGAACTCACTTGCAGTGTATGCTTGGAGCAAGTTAATGTCGGTGAAGTACTGCGTAGCTTACCTTGCTTGCATCAG tttcACGCTAGTTGCATCGATCCTTGGCTGCGCCAACAAGGGACATGTCCTGTATGTAAATTTCGAGCTGGATCTGGGTGGAGTGACAATGGACATAATGATATCGCGGACATGGTTTGA
- the LOC114162204 gene encoding E3 ubiquitin-protein ligase SDIR1 isoform X1, with protein sequence MSFVFRGTRADIENGFPGFIPERRALRVHAARPSNSNSLTFLVTVLLLFMILNSHQMSPNFLLWLVLGVFLMATMLRMYATCQQLQAQAQAHAAAASGILGHTELRLHMPPSIALASRGRLQGLRLQLALLDREFDDLDYETLRALDSDNVSTAPSMTEEEINALPVHKYKVAGPQSGGSSMQPASSSTSAEKKQDISGAVGSMKASDDELTCSVCLEQVNVGEVLRSLPCLHQFHASCIDPWLRQQGTCPVCKFRAGSGWSDNGHNDIADMV encoded by the exons ATGAGTTTTGTTTTTCGAGGAACAAGAGCAGATATTGAAAATGGTTTTCCAGGATTTATACCGGAGAGGCGAGCATTG CGTGTTCATGCAGCTCGTCCTAGTAATTCTAATTCACTCACTTTTCTCGTCACAG TTCTTCTGTTATTCATGATATTGAACTCTCACCAGATGTCCCCAAATTTTCTG CTCTGGCTGGTGCTCGGTGTTTTCTTGATGGCAACAATGTTGAGGATGTATGCAACATGTCAACAGCTTCAAGCACAGGCCCAAGCTCATGCAGCAGCAGCCAGTGGCATTCTTGGCCACACAGAACTGAGGTTGCATATGCCACCATCGATAGCACTTGCAAGTCGAGGGCGTCTGCAGGGTCTCAGACTTCAGCTTGCTCTTCTTGACCGGGAGTTTGATGATCTTG ATTATGAAACTTTAAGAGCTTTAGATTCAGATAATGTTTCTACTGCACCTTCCATGACCGAGGAAGAGATTAATGCTCTTCCAGTTCACAAGTATAAGGTTGCTGGTCCCCAGAG TGGTGGATCATCAATGCAACCAGCATCATCATCCACTTCTGCTGAG AAGAAGCAAGACATTTCAGGGGCTGTTGGAAGCATGAAAGCCTCTGACGATGAACTCACTTGCAGTGTATGCTTGGAGCAAGTTAATGTCGGTGAAGTACTGCGTAGCTTACCTTGCTTGCATCAG tttcACGCTAGTTGCATCGATCCTTGGCTGCGCCAACAAGGGACATGTCCTGTATGTAAATTTCGAGCTGGATCTGGGTGGAGTGACAATGGACATAATGATATCGCGGACATGGTTTGA
- the LOC114162204 gene encoding E3 ubiquitin-protein ligase SDIR1 isoform X3: protein MILNSHQMSPNFLLWLVLGVFLMATMLRMYATCQQLQAQAQAHAAAASGILGHTELRLHMPPSIALASRGRLQGLRLQLALLDREFDDLDYETLRALDSDNVSTAPSMTEEEINALPVHKYKVAGPQSGGSSMQPASSSTSAEKKQDISGAVGSMKASDDELTCSVCLEQVNVGEVLRSLPCLHQFHASCIDPWLRQQGTCPVCKFRAGSGWSDNGHNDIADMV, encoded by the exons ATGATATTGAACTCTCACCAGATGTCCCCAAATTTTCTG CTCTGGCTGGTGCTCGGTGTTTTCTTGATGGCAACAATGTTGAGGATGTATGCAACATGTCAACAGCTTCAAGCACAGGCCCAAGCTCATGCAGCAGCAGCCAGTGGCATTCTTGGCCACACAGAACTGAGGTTGCATATGCCACCATCGATAGCACTTGCAAGTCGAGGGCGTCTGCAGGGTCTCAGACTTCAGCTTGCTCTTCTTGACCGGGAGTTTGATGATCTTG ATTATGAAACTTTAAGAGCTTTAGATTCAGATAATGTTTCTACTGCACCTTCCATGACCGAGGAAGAGATTAATGCTCTTCCAGTTCACAAGTATAAGGTTGCTGGTCCCCAGAG TGGTGGATCATCAATGCAACCAGCATCATCATCCACTTCTGCTGAG AAGAAGCAAGACATTTCAGGGGCTGTTGGAAGCATGAAAGCCTCTGACGATGAACTCACTTGCAGTGTATGCTTGGAGCAAGTTAATGTCGGTGAAGTACTGCGTAGCTTACCTTGCTTGCATCAG tttcACGCTAGTTGCATCGATCCTTGGCTGCGCCAACAAGGGACATGTCCTGTATGTAAATTTCGAGCTGGATCTGGGTGGAGTGACAATGGACATAATGATATCGCGGACATGGTTTGA